In Rhizobium lusitanum, a genomic segment contains:
- a CDS encoding type IV toxin-antitoxin system AbiEi family antitoxin domain-containing protein encodes MHQFSLGKMLDKSRKGTRVYLYGSDIPDWLMTLATDARFVRRGHGLFREETSGVENSEFSLSDEPDEERAMSPWRWPIKMSSAERAILEALDELPKNESFHSIDMMFQGMVNLRPKLLTALLAQCRSVKVKRLFFVYADKHAHAWLKHIDRSQIDMGRGDRALVPGGRLHPIYRITVPADLVRQEHTDGA; translated from the coding sequence ATGCACCAGTTTTCCCTCGGCAAAATGCTCGACAAGAGCCGCAAGGGTACACGCGTGTACCTCTACGGCTCTGATATCCCCGACTGGCTTATGACGTTGGCAACCGATGCCAGGTTCGTGCGCCGAGGTCATGGACTATTCCGTGAAGAGACAAGCGGCGTCGAGAACAGCGAATTTAGCCTGTCAGATGAACCAGATGAGGAGAGGGCCATGAGCCCGTGGCGATGGCCTATCAAAATGTCATCGGCCGAGCGGGCTATATTGGAGGCTCTTGATGAATTACCGAAAAACGAGAGCTTTCACAGCATCGACATGATGTTTCAGGGAATGGTCAATCTACGCCCAAAATTGTTGACGGCGCTACTTGCCCAATGTCGTAGCGTGAAGGTGAAACGCCTCTTCTTCGTCTATGCAGACAAGCACGCGCATGCGTGGCTCAAGCATATCGATAGGTCACAGATCGATATGGGACGCGGCGATCGTGCACTTGTCCCAGGTGGCCGGCTTCACCCGATTTATCGCATTACGGTCCCTGCGGACCTTGTCCGACAGGAGCATACAGATGGCGCGTGA
- a CDS encoding NAD(P)-dependent oxidoreductase, whose protein sequence is MTTFTTDKTLAAAPKILILGATGPTGRHIVSQAVSRGYDVTLLVRSPEKAADMKGAKIVVGDARDEKVLRQAVKGRDAVISALGTPASPFRQVTLLSTATRSLVSAMNAERVSRLVTITGMGAGDSAGHGGFLFDKVIFPLLLRKVYADKNRQEAIIRDSGLDWTIVRPSILNNKSGRTTIQTLTNLNQFRGGSISREDVATFVLDQVNTDRWLHKLPLITW, encoded by the coding sequence ATGACCACGTTTACGACCGATAAAACTCTCGCCGCTGCGCCGAAGATCCTGATCCTCGGCGCAACCGGGCCAACCGGCCGCCACATCGTCAGCCAGGCCGTCAGCCGCGGCTACGATGTAACCCTCCTCGTGCGCTCGCCAGAAAAGGCCGCAGACATGAAGGGAGCGAAGATCGTCGTTGGAGACGCCCGTGACGAGAAGGTGTTGCGCCAGGCCGTCAAGGGTCGCGATGCTGTGATTAGCGCGCTTGGCACACCAGCCAGCCCATTTCGCCAAGTCACGCTTCTTTCGACCGCGACTCGATCGCTTGTCAGCGCCATGAACGCAGAGCGCGTCTCGCGTCTCGTGACCATCACCGGTATGGGCGCTGGCGACAGCGCAGGACACGGCGGTTTCCTCTTCGACAAGGTGATCTTCCCTCTGCTCCTGCGTAAGGTCTATGCCGACAAGAATCGACAGGAGGCCATCATCAGGGACAGCGGACTTGACTGGACCATTGTTCGTCCTTCGATCCTCAACAACAAGTCTGGGCGCACCACGATTCAGACGCTCACGAACTTGAACCAGTTCCGCGGAGGCTCCATTTCGCGCGAAGACGTTGCGACCTTCGTGCTGGATCAAGTCAACACGGATCGCTGGCTACATAAGTTGCCGTTGATCACTTGGTAG